The DNA window GATGGTCACGGTTTTGTCGCTTTCACGGAGCATGCGTTTGGCGTGAGCGATCCGCTGGCGGGCGCACCAGTCGGCCGGGGCGTAGCCGGTTTCCTGCACGAACCGCTCGTGAAACCGCGACACCGAAAGCCCCGCGACATCGGCCAGTTCATCGACGCTCATCACCCGGCTCGGTTTGCGGCGAAACGCCCGTATGGCGGCGGCGATGCCAGGCGATATGGCTGTCCTTTCGTCATTTGCCCGGTCCGCGCAGTCGATCGCGGCCAGTAGCATGTTCAGCATCGTGGCACGCGTTCGCAGCGAGGCGAGGGGGTGACTCGATCGGCATGAGGCCATCAGTTGTGCCAGGCACGCCTCCAACGCGGCGTCGCCCCGGAACGTCCGCGGCAAGCCGTGCAATCGTTCGGCCAAACGTTGCGCTTCCGTCGGCGTGACGCCGTAGGCCCGCGGCGGCTCCGGCAGTGTGAAGCCGACCCAGTAAAGCTCCGCCAACCCCAAAACATCGTTCGCCCCGCCGTGGACCTCGCCAGGGCGTGTCAGGTGACACATGCCCGGCCCGAGCAGGTGCGTCTCATCCTCCGCCCACCAGTCGACCTGCCCGCTCACGATCAGGCAAAGTTCGAACGAGTTCGCATGACGGTGGGCGGCGAGGCCGTAGTCGTCGGCCGACGTGGAACGTGACCAGCCGAGTTGCGTGATGCCGCGATGCCGGAGTGCGCGCTGATCTTCTGTGTACTGGCGTGTTTCACCCCTCATGTTCAAAATCCTACGACGTGGATTGCCGGACGCCAGCCGGCACCGTTTGTCACAGACTGTCCGGGAACCCAATCGAGGAACCCAATGTCTGCCACGATCGAATCACCGCTCAACGTCTCCCATCAACTCACCGAGGCCGATCTCAATCGCTACGCCGATTCCGGCTACTGGATCTCGCCCAAGCTCATTGATGATGATCAGGTCGCCGCGCTGCGCAACGCCCACGACCGCATCTGGGCCGGCGATTTCGACGGCAAGGGATGCTTTCCGCAGAACCCGTCCTCGGTGAAGCCCGAGTACGATCCCCACGCACTTCGGAAGGTCGAGAACGGTTGGTGGGTCAACGATGTCGTACGCGATCTGGTTCTATCCGAGGCGGTGGGGTCGATCGCCCGGCAGTTGCTCGGGTGCGACATCGTCCGACTTTGGCACGACCAGGTGATCTACAAGCCACCGACCGGTGACGCGGGCAATGTTGGCAATGTCGGCTGGCACCAGGACTGTGGCTTTTGGAAGGCGGCCGACACCACCAACATGATCACCGCATGGATCGCGCTGCAGGACACTGACCTGCACAACGGTGGCATGCGTTCGATCGCCGGCAGCCACAAGTGGGGGCTCATCGAAGACTCCGACACGTTTTTCGATCAGGACCTGGAGAAGCTGCACGCGAAGTTCGCACACTTGGGCGAGTGGCGTGATGAGCCGTGCATCCTCCCGTCTGGGCATGCAAGCTTCCACCACGGCCTTTGCTTTCACGGCTCCGGGCCCAACCAAGCTGACGAGCCGCGCCTGAGCATCGTCGCCCACCTCATGCCTGACGGCACCGCCTACAGCGGGATCAACTGGCACCCGAACGTGACGGTGCTCGGTCCCCGACCGAAGATCGGCACCAAGTTCACCGAGCCGCTCTGCCCGGTCGTCGGAAAATGACCGGCGTGTGATATGCTTCGCGTATGGCGATGCGGGAAATTCGGTTTGCGGGTTCGTCGGCCGAGTTGGCCGCGCGGTTTGATGTCGCCGACGATGCCATCGGGACAGCGCTGTTCGCGCACTGCTTTACGTGCTCAAAGGACATCGCCGCCGCCCGGCGGATTGCTGAAGGGTTGAACCAGCGGGGCGTTTCGGTGCTGCGGTTCGACTTCACGGGCTTGGGCCACTCCGACGGCGAGTTCGGCAACACGAGCTTCTCGTCGAACATCGCCGACCTGCTCGCGGCCGCCGCCTGGTTGCGGGAGAACGCCCAGGCACCCAAGCTGCTCATCGGGCACAGCCTCGGCGGGGCGGCGGTGTTGTCCGCGGCGTTCGACGTGCCCGAATGCACGGCCGTCGCGACCGTCGGCGCGCCCAGCGATCCGGGCCACGTCACGCACCTTTTCGGCCAGCAACGCGAGGAGATCGAGGCCTGCGGTATCGCCACCGTCACACTCGCCGGTCGGAAGTTCGACATCGCCAAGTCGTTTCTCGACGATCTCGAAACCCACCAACTGACCGACCGCCTGTCCGGACTGAACAAGGCGGTGCTGTTCATGCACGCCCCGGGCGACACGATCGTCGGCATCGACGAGGCCGCCAAGTTGTACACCGCCGCGAAGCACCCGAAGAGTTTCGTGAGCCTTGATGATGCGGACCATCTGCTGACCAGGCCGCGTGACGCGCAGTACGTTGCCGACGTGCTGGCCGCATGGGCGGGGCGGTACCTCGGTTGACGCACGCTTGACCTGATGGGACCAATGCCGCCGGGCTGTCGCACGGTCGGCGATCAGCGTCGTACTTCGGGTATGCACCACCATCACGAACCGACGATGCCGCGGAAGCCGATGACGAGCTTCGACCAGTTCTGGCCGTTCTACCTCGGCGAACATCTGGACCCGCTCAACCGCAAGTTCCACGTCGTCGGCACGGTCGCTGCCGTGGCGACGGTCGTCACTGTCGGGGTGCTTGCATCGCTCGGGATGATCGCGTGGTGGTGGATTCTGGCCGCCCTCGTCGTCGGCTACGGACCGGCTTGGGTCGGTCACTTCTTCATCGAACGCAACCGCCCGGCGTCGTTCGGCAACCCGTACTGGAGCTTGATCGCCGACTTCCGACTGGCATGGTTCGAACTGCGCGGCGCCCTCCCCGTCGAGGCCGCTCGTGTCGGGGCACGTTGCCGATTCTGACAGTTACGGCGACGGATCGAGCCGCCTCGGTGTTCCTGTCATGCTGGCAGGGACTCGGGGCGGCTTTGCCGCGCGATGATTCACTAATGCCGTATTCCGCTCCGTAAACCGCCATTTCCGCGCGGCACGGGCCTTGCCATCATGTGGTTCCCAAATCTGATTAACCTCACTGAAACCGCAAAGGACTGAAACACTATGGCCAAGATCATCGGCATCGACCTGGGCACGACCAACTCCGTCGTCTCCGTCATGGAGGGCGACCAGCCCAAGGTTCTCATCAACCAGCAGGGCAACCGCATCACGCCGTCCGTGGTCGCGTTCACCGACAAGGGTGAGCGGCTCGTCGGCCAGACCGCCCGTCACCAGCAGGTGACCAACCCCAAGAACACCATCTTCAGCGTCAAGCGGTTCATGGGCCGCCGGCACAACGAGATCGAGTCCGAAGAGAAGATGGTCCCCTACGAGATCACCGGTGGGCCCGAGGACTACGTCAAGATCAAGGTCCGCGACAAGGAGTACACCCCCGAGCAACTCTCGGCGTTCATCCTGCAGGACCTGAAGAAGACGGCCGAGGACTACCTCGGCGAGAGCGTCGAGGAAGCGATCATCACCGTCCCGGCGTACTTCAACGACGCCCAGCGGCAGGCGACCAAACAGGCCGGCGAGATCGCGGGCCTGAAGGTGCTCCGCGTGCTCCCCGAGCCGACCGCGGCGGCCGTCGCGTACGGCATCGACAAGAAGGCCAACGAGGACGTCCTCGTCTTCGACCTCGGCGGCGGTACGTTCGACGTCTCCGTGCTCGAAACCTCCAACGAGGACGGCGAGCAGATGTTCGCCGTCGAGTCGATCAACGGTGACACGCACCTGGGCGGTGACGACTTCGACGAAGAGCTCATCGACTACATCGCCGGCGAGTTCAAGAAGCAGGAAGGCATCGACCTTCGCCAAGACCCAATGGCCCTGAAACGGCTCATGGAGTCGGCCGAGACGGCCAAGATCGCGCTGTCGACCACCATGTACACGACGGTGAACCTGCCGTTCATTACCGCCGACGCCAGCGGTCCCAAGCACCTGAACCTCACCATCACGCGCTCGAAGTTCGAACAACTCGTCGACCCGCTCGTGCAGCGGCTCAAGAA is part of the Planctomycetota bacterium genome and encodes:
- a CDS encoding AraC family transcriptional regulator, yielding MRGETRQYTEDQRALRHRGITQLGWSRSTSADDYGLAAHRHANSFELCLIVSGQVDWWAEDETHLLGPGMCHLTRPGEVHGGANDVLGLAELYWVGFTLPEPPRAYGVTPTEAQRLAERLHGLPRTFRGDAALEACLAQLMASCRSSHPLASLRTRATMLNMLLAAIDCADRANDERTAISPGIAAAIRAFRRKPSRVMSVDELADVAGLSVSRFHERFVQETGYAPADWCARQRIAHAKRMLRESDKTVTIIAMDCGFASSQYFATAFRKIVGITPTAYRRAGH
- a CDS encoding phytanoyl-CoA dioxygenase family protein produces the protein MSATIESPLNVSHQLTEADLNRYADSGYWISPKLIDDDQVAALRNAHDRIWAGDFDGKGCFPQNPSSVKPEYDPHALRKVENGWWVNDVVRDLVLSEAVGSIARQLLGCDIVRLWHDQVIYKPPTGDAGNVGNVGWHQDCGFWKAADTTNMITAWIALQDTDLHNGGMRSIAGSHKWGLIEDSDTFFDQDLEKLHAKFAHLGEWRDEPCILPSGHASFHHGLCFHGSGPNQADEPRLSIVAHLMPDGTAYSGINWHPNVTVLGPRPKIGTKFTEPLCPVVGK
- a CDS encoding alpha/beta hydrolase, coding for MAMREIRFAGSSAELAARFDVADDAIGTALFAHCFTCSKDIAAARRIAEGLNQRGVSVLRFDFTGLGHSDGEFGNTSFSSNIADLLAAAAWLRENAQAPKLLIGHSLGGAAVLSAAFDVPECTAVATVGAPSDPGHVTHLFGQQREEIEACGIATVTLAGRKFDIAKSFLDDLETHQLTDRLSGLNKAVLFMHAPGDTIVGIDEAAKLYTAAKHPKSFVSLDDADHLLTRPRDAQYVADVLAAWAGRYLG
- a CDS encoding DUF962 domain-containing protein, which encodes MGPMPPGCRTVGDQRRTSGMHHHHEPTMPRKPMTSFDQFWPFYLGEHLDPLNRKFHVVGTVAAVATVVTVGVLASLGMIAWWWILAALVVGYGPAWVGHFFIERNRPASFGNPYWSLIADFRLAWFELRGALPVEAARVGARCRF
- a CDS encoding Hsp70 family protein; protein product: MAKIIGIDLGTTNSVVSVMEGDQPKVLINQQGNRITPSVVAFTDKGERLVGQTARHQQVTNPKNTIFSVKRFMGRRHNEIESEEKMVPYEITGGPEDYVKIKVRDKEYTPEQLSAFILQDLKKTAEDYLGESVEEAIITVPAYFNDAQRQATKQAGEIAGLKVLRVLPEPTAAAVAYGIDKKANEDVLVFDLGGGTFDVSVLETSNEDGEQMFAVESINGDTHLGGDDFDEELIDYIAGEFKKQEGIDLRQDPMALKRLMESAETAKIALSTTMYTTVNLPFITADASGPKHLNLTITRSKFEQLVDPLVQRLK